The Nitrospira sp. genome contains a region encoding:
- the efp gene encoding elongation factor P, translating to MISTVDFRSGVRLMVEGEPFYIVEFQHVKPGKGGAFVRTKLKSYLSGNVLDRTFRSGERFEEPDLEERDMQFLYATGDSYTLMDTETYEQLTFERSQLGENADLLKENMVAKILIYQHRPIAVELPNFIELKVVDADPGVRGDTASGGTKPAVVETGATIKVPLYLEVGTVIRIDTRTRSYVERVR from the coding sequence GTGATTTCCACGGTTGATTTTCGGAGCGGTGTACGGTTGATGGTTGAAGGCGAACCTTTTTATATCGTTGAATTTCAGCATGTAAAGCCCGGCAAGGGCGGCGCGTTCGTGCGCACCAAATTGAAGAGCTATCTTTCCGGAAATGTGTTGGACCGTACGTTTCGATCAGGCGAACGGTTTGAAGAGCCTGATTTGGAAGAACGCGACATGCAGTTTCTCTACGCCACCGGAGATTCCTATACGCTCATGGATACGGAGACTTATGAGCAACTGACGTTTGAGAGAAGTCAGTTAGGAGAGAATGCCGATCTCTTGAAAGAAAACATGGTCGCCAAGATCCTCATCTATCAGCATCGGCCGATTGCGGTTGAGTTGCCGAACTTTATCGAGCTCAAGGTGGTCGATGCGGATCCCGGTGTGCGGGGAGATACTGCATCGGGGGGGACCAAGCCGGCGGTCGTCGAAACAGGGGCGACGATCAAAGTCCCGCTGTACTTGGAGGTCGGCACCGTCATCCGGATCGATACCCGCACTCGGTCCTATGTGGAGCGTGTTCGGTGA